TGATTGTCACGGCCCGCCCGCAGGGCGGCCGCGTCGGGCACATTGAAAACTCCACTCGTCATCAAAGGGTTGCCACCGGGCTTTCGATTTGAACATTTGCCGGTGTGCTCAACAGCAACTGAACGTCCGATCCGGCGCGCCGCCCGCCGGCACGCAGCCTCAGCCGTCGGTGCGGCGCCTGCGCGAGGCCGTTTCGGCGGCGTGGGCGCGGCGATCTTCCGGGCTGACCGGGAAGCGCTGGCCGCGGATCTCCTCGGCGGTCACCTCGAGCCTGGTCGTCACCGCCGCCGCCGCGGCATCGACGACCGGCACGTCGGCGGCATCCCGGCCGAAGCCGATGGGAATGCGGCCGATGCGCGGGACGTTGTGGCGCGCATCGAAAGTGTACCAATGGCCATCGAGAAAGGCTTCGAACCAGGCGTGAAAGCGCATCGGGCCGGGCATGGGGCTCGTGCCGATCTCGGGCAGGTAGCCGGTGACGTAGCGCGCCGGGATGCCGAGCGCACGGCAGAGGGCGATGGCGACATGGGCGAAGTCGCGCGCCACGCCGACCCGCTCGTGAAAGGCCTCCGCGGCGGTCCGGCCCTCGCGGGCATAGCGCTCGCCGAAGCCGAGCCGCCGGTGCACCATGCCGGTGATGGCCTGGACGCGTCGCCATCCCGGTGCCACCGCGGCGACCACGTGCCGGGCCTCCGCTGCGAGTGGTGCGCCGTCGCAGAAACGGCTGGCTTCGAGGAAGGGCAGCACCTCGACGGGCAGGGCGTCGCGCGGCGTTTCGCCGGCGGCCGGCGCCGTCGTATCGGGAAAGCCCGGGTCGAAGATCACGCCGCCGCCAGTCAGCGACAGCCCGCCGGCCGGGACGACGAGGTCGCGGCGCAGGTTGCCGAAACGATCGACATGGATCGTCTGCGGAACCGGCGCGCCCGGATCGGCGAGGGCGGTCGCGACGAGGTCATCGGCCTGCGTGAGGTCGTGGCGGCGGCTCGGGTGAATGTCGAGCATCACGGCGACAGGGGCCGAGGCCTCGGTGACCACCTCCAGCCGAAAACCATAGCGGATATGCATTGCGCGCTCCGGCGGCGAGTCATCGAGAGGGCCGCGCCGACACTCTACAGCATGACGGCGCCGGATGGCCGCACGCAGGCCAAAAAATGACCCCGCGCGACCTGAATGGCCGGTCCGCATGCCGTCGGGGGAACCCCGGCGTCGTGCCGGACGTTGACCCCTAGCTCGCGTCGGGGGCGGCTGCGACATACGGCCAACCGGTGGTGTTGATGACGGAGAACGGCGACCCTCAACGGTCCGAAGCGGCATCGGGCAGACGCAGGCGAGCTTCTGAATTCTTCCGCATGGCGCTGGGGTTCTGGCGCGGCCGCACACGGCTCAGGGCCTGGGCCCTGACGGTGCTGGTCCTGGTCTTCGTGGCCGCGCAGCTCGGCGCGCTGGTCGGCCTCAATGCCTGGCAGAGACTGTTCTTCGACGCCCTCGACCACAAATCCGCGGCCGAGGTCCTGACGGCGGTCTCCTGGGTTCCCATCATCGTCGTCGGCTACGCCATGGCCCTGTCCGGCGTGGTGGTGGCCCGCATGCTGCTGCAGGTCAGCTGGCGGCGATGGCTGACCCTGCATCTCGCCGGCTGGTGGATCGCCGACCAGCGCTATTACCGCATGACGCTGGTCGACGAGGAACAGACCGCGCCGGAATTCCGCATTGCCGAGGATGTGCGCCTCGCGATCGAGCCGCTGGTCGAATTTGCCCTGGGCCTGATCACCGCGACGGTGACGGCGATCACCTTCGCCGCCATCCTCTGGCAGGTGGCGGGCTCGATCAGCGTGCCTGTCGGCGGCACCGTGATCGTCATTCCTTTCTACATGGCGATCGCCGCGATCCTCTACGCGGTGATCGCCTCGCTCAGCGCCTACCTGACCGGGCGGCCGCTGGTGCGTCGGGTGGCCCACAAGAACCAGATGGAGGCGGAGTTCCGCGCCGAGATGACCCGGCTGCGCGAGCATGCCGAGAGCATCGCGCTGATCCGCGGCGACGACGACGAGCGCGCTTCCGTCCACGACAACTATCGCCAGCTGTTCTCGGCCTGGCTGGCGATCGTCCGGCAGCAGGGCGTGATCGCGCTGGTGCTCAACAGCAATGGCGCGCTGTTCCCGATCATCCCGCTCTTGCTGGTGGCGCCGAAGTATCTCGCCGGCGAGCTTTCGCTTGGCGCGGTCATGCAGGTTGCCGCCGCCTTCAGTGCTGTGCAGTCGGCGCTCATCTGGTTCGTCGACAATTTCGTGCGCCTGGCCGAATGGTATGCGTCGCTGACCCGTGTCGACGAGCTGGTGGAGGCGCTCGAAGACCTCGACATGGGTTCGATCATGGCCGGCGAGGGCGAGATCGAGCTCGGCATCAGCCCGGACAAGGCCATCCATATCGAAAACCTCTCGCTGGCCCACCGCAATGGCCGCGTGGTCATCGCCGATGCCTCGGTGGTCATCGCGCGAGGCGAGAAGGTGCTGATCACCGGCGCCAGCGGTACCGGCAAGAGCACGCTGATCCGCGCGCTGGCCGGGCTTTGGCCCTGGGGCTCCGGTTCGATCACCGTGCCGCCGGGCCAGATCATCGCCTTCGTGCCGCAGAAACCCTACATTCCCGTCGCGACGCTGCGCGAGGTCATGCTCTATCCCCATGCCGACCGTCCCATCCAGGATGCCGCGATCCTCGCCGCGATGAAACGGTGCGGCCTCGGCTATCTCGGCAAACATCTCGACGACGATGAGGACGGCTGGGATCGGACCCTGTCGGGCGGCGAGCGCCAGCGCATCGCCTTTGCGCGGCTGGTGATCCACAAACCCGACATCATCGTCATGGACGAGGCGACCTCGGCGCTCGACGAGGACAGCCAGGCGGACCTGCTGCAATTGCTGCGCGAGGATCTCGCCGAGGCGACGGTGATCAGCGTCGGCCATCGGCCGGGTCTCGAAGCCTTCCACGACCGCAAGATCGTCCTGGAGCGGCAGGAGGCCGGCGCAAGGCTCACCGCGGAGCCGGCGACCAGCGCCCTCTGGCGCATGCTGCGGCTCGGGACGGGCGGCTGAGCGGCGGCCTCAGGTCGCGACCTGCCAGGTGCCGAGCTCGGCGGCGGCCGCCGGAATCGGCTGGGTCGCCTGGATCTGCATGGCAAGGCCGGCCAGCATTTTCGGCTGCGGGCCGAGTGCCACCTCCCGGTCGGCTGAGAGTTTCAGCTCGAACACGCGTTCGAGCGCCGAAGGCTCCGGCAGGTCGACCACCGTGGCGTTCACCCTGACGTTGGACAGCGTCCAGAGGCAGTGCGAGACCACCTCGACGACGAGCAGGCCGAGCGGAATGACCCGGTCGATCGGCAGGCTCGCCTGCGAGCTGATCTGCCCTTCGACGGTCTGGCCCGGCCGGGTCAGCAGCCGCGAAATGGTCGCCAGCACCTCGTCGAGGAAGGCGTCGACGCGCACGGCATGCATTTCGCCCTCGGCGAGGGCGAACCGATAGGCAATGGCCAGGACCTGCACGCGGCACTCGGCCTCGGCCAGTGCGGCGCCAGCTTCGGCAGACTGGTTGCGTTTCGACAGCGAGAGATAGCTCTGCACGATCTGCAGGCTGTTCTTCACCCGATGATGCAGTTCGCGAACCAGCAGCCGGTTCCTGTCGAGCGCCGTCTGCAGCGCCTGCTGGCGCTGTTCCTGGGCATCGACCATGTCGTTGAAGGCGACCGCCACGCTCTTGATGTCGGTCGGCATCTCGTCGGCCACCAGGGCGCGCGCCGTGAACGCGGTGGAGCTGTGCTCCTCGCGGCGCGCGGCGGTCTCGATGCCGCGCAGCCAGCGCAGGATGTGATTGTGGATCGCGTGCAGATAGACGGCGCAGAGCAGGGCGAGCGTCGCCAGCGGAATGATCAGCAGCGCCAGGAACTGGGTTTGTGCGGCCAGCGTCGCCGTCTGGTCGAAGCTTGCCAGCACGTAGAGATCCGGTTCGGCGATCCGCTGCACCGTATAGGAGCGCTCGGTGCCGTCGCGGCTGGTCGCGTTGAAGTGGGCGCCGCTCTGACTGTCGGTTTCCTCCGGCAGCCAGCCGCTGTTCTGCTTGTCGGCGCCACGCACGACCAGCACCTGATCGCCGCGTCCGACGAGGCCGACGATCGTGCCGGAGGCCAGCGCCCCGAGATCGAAGGCGCGGTCGAGAGCTCCGGTGTCGGTGACGTAGAGCGCCTCCCAGCCGATGCCGGAGGCGCCGGTGCCGGTCGCATGAATGGCGAGAAAATGCTCGTCGCCGAAATCGACATAGTCGTAGCGCGCGGTCACCGACGTCGCATCGGGCGGATCCTGCACGACCGGCTGGGAGGTCAAGGTCGCGGCCATGCTGTCGAGCGCGGCCGCCGTCAGGGCGGGATTGCGCGAGGCCAGGCACGACGTCCCGTCGGCGAACCGCAGGCGCAGCGCCTGGTAGTTCTGCGTTCCCGCCAGGACCTGCCGGTCGAAGCCGCCGCATTGCGCGTTGCTTGCGCTGGCCGCCTCGACGCCCGCGACCGTCGCGATCAGGCCCCGCAGCGAACCGTCGTACCAGATGCGCGTGCGCACCGCATAGTTCGCCGCCGCCTCCAACTGGCGGTTCTCGATCGAGCCGAGAACCGTGCGGTAGGTGGTCGCGGCCGCAATGGCCGCCAGCAGGGCCATGGGGATCGCGATCAGCACCAGCAGCCCGATCAGGCGGCCACGGACGGTCTGGAATTGCGACAGGTTCATCTGCGGCGGGTTTCGTTCAGGTATCGGAGCCGGAGCCGGAAGACCCTTGCAGCGCGGCCGCCGTTCGGCGGTCCGGTCCGAAGTCATCCGCACCGTGGATCTGCAGCAGTTCGGCCAGCTTGGCGCGCGCGCGGTTGACTCGGCTCTTCACGGTGCCGACGGCGACGCCGCAGATTTCCGCCGTCTCTTCATAGGACAGTCCGCTCGCGCCGACCATGATCAGCACTTCGCGCTGCTCGTCGGGCAGGGTGGCCAAGGCCTTGCGGAAATCGGCCAGATCCAGGTGGCTTTCCTGGTTCCCCTGGGCCGAGAGGCGTTCGGTATAGGCGCCGTCGGTATCCTGGATCTCTCGCCCGCGCTTGCGGTAGAGCGAAAAATAGGTGTTGCGCAGGATCGTGAAGAGCCAGGCCCTGAGGCTGGTGCCGGGCTCGAACTTGTCAGCGTTGGACCAGGCCTTCAGGAGCGTGTCCTGGACCAGGTCGTCGGCAAGCTGCATCGAGCCGGACAGCGAAGCGGCGAATGCCCTCAGATTGGGAATTTCGGCAACCAGGCCGTCGCGGAAGCGATCATCGCTCATCCGCTTCACCCTCCGGCTTGGCCTGGAGCTCCTTGGCCTCGAGTTCCGCGAGAAGAACCAGAAAGCGATCGGGGATCGGCGCTTTGACGAGGTCGTCGTAATGGGCTTTCAGCGAACGGCCGATCGCCTCCTGGACGCGCTGATCGAGGACCGGTTCGTTCTCGAAGACCTCGTCGTTGGGGTCCTCGTCCTGGGGATGCGCCATACTCGTCCTCATCATCGCTTCGGCCAATGATACGCAAGCCACCTGATGGTCGCGGAAGCGTAGCGCCGACAGGCGCAGATACACCGATCCGCTCACCGGAACTTCGGCTCGCCCGGAAAGTTCCTTTTACGCGCAAAAAGAAAAGACTTGCCAAATGGTGGTGGCCGGTGGTCGCTTGCCGGCGCAGTCGGGAGCCCGGTTCATGACCCTCGCTAAGGATATCGCTCAACATCTTCCGTATCTGAGGCGCTTCGCCCGCGCATTGCATGGCACCCAAGCCGATGGCGATGCCCGGGTGATGACGACGCTCGAGGCTCTGGTCGCAGATCCTTCGATCTTTGAACGTGATCTCGGCGAGAGGGTTGCGCTCTATCGGCTTTTTCTGGACCGCGGCACGGCGGAAAGCAGCGACGCGGCGGCGGCCGGCGCTTCCGCCGCGGATCGCAATCTCGACGCGCTCACCCCGCGCTCGCGCCAGGCCTTCCTGTTGCGCACGGTCGAGGGCTTCAGCCTGGGCGAGGTGGCCACCATCCTCAACATGCCGGTGGTGGAGACGGCCGATCTGCTCGATCGGGCCGGACGCGAAATCGCCGAGCAGGTCGCAACCGACGTGTTGATCATCGAGGACGAACCGATCATCGCGCTCGACATCGAGGCGATGGTCCAGGAACTCGGCCATCGGGTCACCGGGGTCGCTCGCACCCATAAGGAAGCGCTGGCCCTGGTGGCGGCCAAGAAGCCGGGCCTTGTCCTCGCCGACATTCAGCTTGCCGACGGCAGTTCCGGCCTGGATGCGGTCAACGAAATCCTCCGGTCGATCTCCCTGCCGGTGATTTTCATTACGGCCTATCCGGAGCGCCTGCTGACCGGCGAGCGTCCCGAGCCGGCCTTCCTCATCACCAAGCCGTTCCAGCAGGACGCGGTGAAGGCGGCGGTGAGTCAGGCCCTGTTCTTCGATCGCCGGGCGGGCCGGGAGGCGGCGTGATGCCACCCGGCCGCGGCGCGTGCCTGGCGCGTTGCGGGGCGTAATCAGGATCGTGAAACGAGGCCGCTGAGGGCTGAGATCGCAAAGGCGACCAAGGCGGCGAAAAAGACGATCTGCGCGGCCGAGACGACCGTTCCGGCAAGGCCGCCGAAGCCGAGTGCCGCGGCGACCAGTGCGACAAGGAGGAAGATGATGGCCCAGCCGAACATGCGGCATCTCCCGTTGGGGCATTGACGATATCGGGAAAACGCCAGCAACCGCAGTTGGTTCCGCGGCAATGCACAGATGCGCGGCGGGGATTGAGCTCAGTGGCGGAGGCCGCCCTTGAGGCCGGCCAGGAAGCCCATCGCGGTGGCGATGACGAACAAGATGATCGATGCGACGAAGATGACGTTGACGACAGCCATGGCGCTTCTCCCGCTCCGGCTTCGATGGCGGCGCGCGGCTCGGCCGGCCTTCCGCCCCTGCACGGCTGCCGCGCCGGGCAGGTCATCCCAAAGATAGCCAATAAGCGTGTTCTGAGCTATCTCGGAGACTATCCGCCGGCCGCGGCACGATGCGGGGCTCGCGGGAGGGCAGACCGTTGGGTAACCCCAGAATCCTGATCGTCGAGGACGATCCGTTCATCGCTATCGAACTGGAGGCGGTGGTGACCGACGCCCTGAGCGGCGCGGTCGAGGTCCTGATCGCCGGTTCGCTCGCTTCGGCCGCCGCGGCGGCCGCGGGGCCGCTCGATTTTGTCCTGCTCGACATCGATGTGGTCGGCGGCAAGACCTTTGCCCTCGCCGCCATGCTGGCCGCGCGGGGCACGCCCTTCGCCTTCGCTTCGGCCTCGCTGCCCGCCGATCTGCCGGAGGCCCTGCAATTCGCCCGCTTCGTCGGCAAGCCGTTTTCCGGTGCGGTCATCGAGGCGCTGGTGCTGGAAATGCTCCGCCCGGCGCTGCTCCGCGCGGCCAATGTGATGCGTGACGACGGCGCCGGTTCCGGCGCCTGACGACGGCCGGCCGCAGCCGGCTCCGCTCCTGGTGGCGGAGCGAAGCGCCTTCGATCGCGGTGATCAGCGGCCGAGATGGCGTCCGACCGCCGCGCCGAGCAGCAGGATGCCGCCGAGCGCCGCGGCCCGCAGGCCAGGCTTAGAGGCGAGGGCGCTCGCCGCGACCGGCGCCAGCGCAAGGGCCGTGGTGGCGGCGGGGCTCGGCTTGCGCGGCCGCGACCGGATGAAGGCCGCGACCGCCAGGATGATCGCCGCCAATGCGCAGAGCCCGCCGGCAATGATCAGATTGGCGACCACCGGGTCGAAACGGGTCGCCAACACGATGTAGAGAGCGGCGAGCGCGAAGCCCAAGGCGATGAGCACGACCAGCCCGGCGAGCACCTGCAGTCCGCGCACGAGGAGGCTCCTGCGGATCGACTGCCCGGCTTCGCCGATGGCGAGCGTGCCGATGGCCCTCAACATGTCAGCGCGCCGTCATCAGGCCGACGATCAGGCCGATCGCGGCGGCAATGCCGAGACTGCGCAGCGGCCGCGCCCTCAGCTCCTCGGCGAGAAGCCGCTGCAGTTCGCTCGCCTGCCCCTTCGCCGCCTCGGCCATGACGTCGGTATCGATGCCGGCGGCTTTCAGCTTGGCGGCGACAGTGGCCGCGGCGCTCTCGGCCGTCTCCGCCGCCGCGTCGCGGGCCGCGGCTCCGGCGGCGGCGGCCCGCTCGACCGCGTCCTCGACCTCCGCCTTGGCTGCGGCAGCGCGCTTGGCGACGGAAGCAGTATCGACCATGACAATCTCCTTTCGACAAAAAGACGGGCCGAACCAGTCAAAGGCACGCGATTCCGGCGCCGTTGATCGGTTTTCTCGGAGAAGGCAACGTTTGCCTGCCGTTTCGGTTCCTCAGGCCCCAGTCAGGGGCGCGTGGCGCGCCGTTGCGTATGGCGGTCATGTCCGCAGCCGCACTCGACTGACCATGGTGCGTTCATCTAGCCTGTGGCGCGGCCCGATCCTGGGGGGGCCATGAATTCGCCGTGAGTGAATCAAGACGTGATCGTGTCGTATCGCTGTATTTTGGCCGCCTTGTCCTTGCTGATGCTGACCATCGGCAGCGCCCGGGCGCAATGGATGGTGCAGGACATTGCGGCACGGCCGGGCAGCAGTGCGGTGCTGGACATGACCTACCGCAGTTCGGGGGAGAAGTTCACCGCCGTCTGCAGCGACACCGGCGTCTTCGTCTCCTATGCCGTCGGCTTCCAGATCGTCCGGGGCCGCAACGAGACGCTCGAAGGATCCTACCAGGTCGACGACGGGCCGATGCGGCCGATCGCCTGGACGGCGCCGGGCCGCACGGCCTATGTCGGCGCCCGCTATGCCGAGGCGCTGCTGCACGACATTGCCGGTGCCGATCGCCTGTTCATTCAGTTCGCGGGCGTCGAACAGACCTTCGACCTGACGCCGCTGAAACCCTATGCCGAGGCGATCAAGCGGCGCTGCCGGATGCACTGACGGGGTGAGCGGCCGGCAAGCGGCGAATGGAGAGAGAATGGGACCGGCTACTGCCGACTCGCCTCGCCGAGCCGTTCGAGAATCGCATGGGCCGCCTTGATCCGCGCCGGTATCGGGACGTTGCGGTTCATCAGCATGGCAAGGC
This portion of the bacterium YEK0313 genome encodes:
- a CDS encoding Transglutaminase-like superfamily protein translates to MHIRYGFRLEVVTEASAPVAVMLDIHPSRRHDLTQADDLVATALADPGAPVPQTIHVDRFGNLRRDLVVPAGGLSLTGGGVIFDPGFPDTTAPAAGETPRDALPVEVLPFLEASRFCDGAPLAAEARHVVAAVAPGWRRVQAITGMVHRRLGFGERYAREGRTAAEAFHERVGVARDFAHVAIALCRALGIPARYVTGYLPEIGTSPMPGPMRFHAWFEAFLDGHWYTFDARHNVPRIGRIPIGFGRDAADVPVVDAAAAAVTTRLEVTAEEIRGQRFPVSPEDRRAHAAETASRRRRTDG
- the yddA_3 gene encoding Inner membrane ABC transporter ATP-binding protein YddA — translated: MALGFWRGRTRLRAWALTVLVLVFVAAQLGALVGLNAWQRLFFDALDHKSAAEVLTAVSWVPIIVVGYAMALSGVVVARMLLQVSWRRWLTLHLAGWWIADQRYYRMTLVDEEQTAPEFRIAEDVRLAIEPLVEFALGLITATVTAITFAAILWQVAGSISVPVGGTVIVIPFYMAIAAILYAVIASLSAYLTGRPLVRRVAHKNQMEAEFRAEMTRLREHAESIALIRGDDDERASVHDNYRQLFSAWLAIVRQQGVIALVLNSNGALFPIIPLLLVAPKYLAGELSLGAVMQVAAAFSAVQSALIWFVDNFVRLAEWYASLTRVDELVEALEDLDMGSIMAGEGEIELGISPDKAIHIENLSLAHRNGRVVIADASVVIARGEKVLITGASGTGKSTLIRALAGLWPWGSGSITVPPGQIIAFVPQKPYIPVATLREVMLYPHADRPIQDAAILAAMKRCGLGYLGKHLDDDEDGWDRTLSGGERQRIAFARLVIHKPDIIVMDEATSALDEDSQADLLQLLREDLAEATVISVGHRPGLEAFHDRKIVLERQEAGARLTAEPATSALWRMLRLGTGG
- a CDS encoding Histidine kinase — encoded protein: MNLSQFQTVRGRLIGLLVLIAIPMALLAAIAAATTYRTVLGSIENRQLEAAANYAVRTRIWYDGSLRGLIATVAGVEAASASNAQCGGFDRQVLAGTQNYQALRLRFADGTSCLASRNPALTAAALDSMAATLTSQPVVQDPPDATSVTARYDYVDFGDEHFLAIHATGTGASGIGWEALYVTDTGALDRAFDLGALASGTIVGLVGRGDQVLVVRGADKQNSGWLPEETDSQSGAHFNATSRDGTERSYTVQRIAEPDLYVLASFDQTATLAAQTQFLALLIIPLATLALLCAVYLHAIHNHILRWLRGIETAARREEHSSTAFTARALVADEMPTDIKSVAVAFNDMVDAQEQRQQALQTALDRNRLLVRELHHRVKNSLQIVQSYLSLSKRNQSAEAGAALAEAECRVQVLAIAYRFALAEGEMHAVRVDAFLDEVLATISRLLTRPGQTVEGQISSQASLPIDRVIPLGLLVVEVVSHCLWTLSNVRVNATVVDLPEPSALERVFELKLSADREVALGPQPKMLAGLAMQIQATQPIPAAAAELGTWQVAT
- the sigR gene encoding ECF RNA polymerase sigma factor SigR; protein product: MSDDRFRDGLVAEIPNLRAFAASLSGSMQLADDLVQDTLLKAWSNADKFEPGTSLRAWLFTILRNTYFSLYRKRGREIQDTDGAYTERLSAQGNQESHLDLADFRKALATLPDEQREVLIMVGASGLSYEETAEICGVAVGTVKSRVNRARAKLAELLQIHGADDFGPDRRTAAALQGSSGSGSDT
- the pdtaR_1 gene encoding putative transcriptional regulatory protein pdtaR; this encodes MTLAKDIAQHLPYLRRFARALHGTQADGDARVMTTLEALVADPSIFERDLGERVALYRLFLDRGTAESSDAAAAGASAADRNLDALTPRSRQAFLLRTVEGFSLGEVATILNMPVVETADLLDRAGREIAEQVATDVLIIEDEPIIALDIEAMVQELGHRVTGVARTHKEALALVAAKKPGLVLADIQLADGSSGLDAVNEILRSISLPVIFITAYPERLLTGERPEPAFLITKPFQQDAVKAAVSQALFFDRRAGREAA
- a CDS encoding two-component response regulator, whose protein sequence is MGNPRILIVEDDPFIAIELEAVVTDALSGAVEVLIAGSLASAAAAAAGPLDFVLLDIDVVGGKTFALAAMLAARGTPFAFASASLPADLPEALQFARFVGKPFSGAVIEALVLEMLRPALLRAANVMRDDGAGSGA